From Solibacillus sp. FSL W7-1464:
TTGAAATATAGTAAACTGGTATTTTTTACATATGAAAACGGTTCTTTTGGACTATTCGAAAGGGTCTAAAGTCGATAGACACTCAGGTCTAATCTAATTACAATAGTAATATTGAGTTTCTGTACGCAAATTTTAGAAAAATATGAATGAGGTGAGAGAATTGGATTTATTTGGCGGGACAATAAGCAGCCTTGAAAAGGGGCTTTCCTACGCTACGTTGAAAAATAAAACAATTGCGCAAAATATAGCGAATGTTGACACACCGAACTATAAAACAAAAGAAGTAAGTTTCAAAGATGTTTTAAATGATGCTAAGCAATTAACGATTTCTGCAAATCGCACAGATGCGAGGCATTATGATTTTAAA
This genomic window contains:
- the flgB gene encoding flagellar basal body rod protein FlgB; the protein is MDLFGGTISSLEKGLSYATLKNKTIAQNIANVDTPNYKTKEVSFKDVLNDAKQLTISANRTDARHYDFKINIGNNGVYSNENFRSRANGNAVNMDAEQAKLAENTIYYNALIDRVSSKFSTLNNVVKGGR